The sequence CAACACGAAACCGCAGAACATCAGCGACCATACGACCGATTGACTCGACACCGACAAAAAGGGTTCGACGGCAAACGGATAGCTCAGTAGAGCTAACAGTGACCCAGCGTTCGAAAGTGAATACAGTCGGTAAATCTTCTCACTTGAATCTTGATAGCTAAGCCAAGCTTGGATCAGCGGCCCGGTGCTAGACAGTACAAAGTAGGGCAGCCCGACGTGACACAGCAGCATCCACAGCAAATAGAGTGTCGGTGACTCGGTGCCCGACGGTTTCCAGGCGTCCGACGGTTCGATCGGCAAGCTCAGCGCGGCGGCGCTCAGCAGTGACAAATGGATCGCACCTTGAATCGACGGTTTGAGATAACTTTTTAGAACATGAGCGTATAAGTAGCCGGCAAACAGCAGCAGCTGAAAAAACAGCATGCAGGTGGTCCAGACTGCGGGGGTGCCACCGAACCACGGCAGCACACATTTGCTGATCACCGGTTGGACTTGGAAAACCAAAAACGCGCCCAGCAGCGTGGTCGCGGCGAACCACAGCGTGGACAGGCCGGTTTGTTCCGATTTTGCGGTCTGATTGGGTGGTGGGCTCATGGTTTCGATTTCGCAGGCAGCGGTTCAGGCAGGCAACGGAGGGGCAATGCGGACACACGTTGGAAAAACGTAGGTCACGGTTCGCCGCGCTGGGGGGATGAATCCGGAAATTGCCCTGGTTCAATTGGAATGGTTTGGCGGTACGATAAGCTTGAAACTGACGTTCATCGAAGCTGTCGAACGTCCCCCTACCTGCGAGTCCTCGCCCTTGTCGATCACCCCCCCTCGAGACGAAGCGACGATTGCGGTGCGTCACCGTGTCTACGTCGACGCCGGCCGCGCGGCCGTGTGGGGATTGGGGGTGAACGTCGTTTTGGTGATCGCCAAGATGACAGGCGGGATCATCACCGGTTCCGCCGCACTGATTGCCGACGCAGTCAATTCGATTGGTGATGTCGCCAGCGCGTTGGCCGTCCGCGGGGCGCTGAGTGTCGCCCAGCGAGAAGAGGATGACGATCATCCCTATGGTCACACCAAAGCCGAATCGATTGCCGGACTGTGCGTCGCCCTGCTCGTTGCTTTCAGTGCCGGTTTGTTAGCGATCGAAACGGCAAAGCGATTCGGCGGCGAGTTGCGAGTGCCTGGATTGTTGGCGGGTTGGATTGCCGCCGTCTGTGCGTTGGTCAAAGAGGTAACGTATCGATTCACCGCTCGCGTGGCCCAGCGGCTTGATTCATCGGCGCTGCGCGCGACCGCGTGGGATCATCGCAGCGATGCCTTGGGATCGGCGGCGGTGGCGGTTTCACTTTTGGTATCGCCGTACGTCGGAAAGTGGGGACCCTATATCGATCCGATTGCCGCATTGTGTGTTTGTGGCATGTTGGTGATCACGGGGATCCGAATTTTCATTAGCACAGCGCGCG comes from Novipirellula caenicola and encodes:
- a CDS encoding cation diffusion facilitator family transporter gives rise to the protein MSITPPRDEATIAVRHRVYVDAGRAAVWGLGVNVVLVIAKMTGGIITGSAALIADAVNSIGDVASALAVRGALSVAQREEDDDHPYGHTKAESIAGLCVALLVAFSAGLLAIETAKRFGGELRVPGLLAGWIAAVCALVKEVTYRFTARVAQRLDSSALRATAWDHRSDALGSAAVAVSLLVSPYVGKWGPYIDPIAALCVCGMLVITGIRIFISTAREMMDQQADEATVARARQVAEAVAGVSYVEKLRVRKSGLEFFVEIHVQVPGEMSVDEGHRIGHDVKDMLLIEMPRVRDVHVHIEPDTHGGSS